Proteins from a single region of Undibacterium sp. KW1:
- the purE gene encoding 5-(carboxyamino)imidazole ribonucleotide mutase, whose translation MMTTNKIVVGVVMGSSSDWDVMQNAVAILKEFGIGFEARVVSAHRMPDEMFTYAETARERGLRAIIAGAGGAAHLPGMIAAKTIVPVLGVPVPSKYLRGEDSLLSIVQMPKGIPVSTFAIGEAGAANAALAAIAILATTDDALAARLIEFREKQTQVARDMVLPV comes from the coding sequence ATGATGACTACAAATAAAATCGTCGTCGGCGTCGTCATGGGGTCATCCTCGGACTGGGACGTCATGCAAAACGCCGTCGCCATCCTCAAGGAGTTTGGCATAGGCTTTGAAGCCAGGGTCGTCTCTGCCCACCGCATGCCCGATGAAATGTTCACCTATGCAGAAACCGCCCGCGAGCGCGGCCTGCGCGCCATCATTGCCGGTGCTGGCGGTGCAGCCCACCTGCCAGGCATGATCGCCGCCAAGACCATCGTGCCAGTATTGGGTGTGCCCGTGCCATCCAAATACCTGCGTGGTGAAGACTCGCTGCTGTCCATCGTGCAAATGCCAAAAGGCATACCGGTATCAACCTTCGCGATAGGCGAGGCAGGCGCAGCAAATGCCGCCCTGGCCGCGATTGCGATCTTGGCGACGACCGATGATGCACTTGCTGCGAGATTGATCGAGTTCCGCGAAAAGCAAACGCAAGTTGCACGCGATATGGTGTTGCCGGTTTAG